The following is a genomic window from Armatimonadota bacterium.
GTTTATTAATCTGAGCGCCCGTTGCCTTTACAACCACTACTTTGTTATTCCACGGGACCATTTTTCGCAGATCAAGCTCGGTGACAGGTCCTGTTGCAAGTCCGCTCTCAACTCCGTCATATGGCCGGAAGCCTATGTCCGACTTTGTCGCTTCTCGAAGCCTTTCGGCGACCCATGCCGGGGCATTTGATAAAGTGACATCCTTATCAAGTGTACCGATCTTGACCATATACGGCTTTGTGTAGTTCTCGAGTATGATCTCAACGTCTTGCGCAGGCTGAATCGATGAGTCTATATCGATCACTTGATCTTTATAACTCATCACTAGATAACGCCCATCGCTCTCCTTGTGCAGATACAAGTCCAGTTTGCCCAGGGCCTTTCCCCATTCCCCATCCTGACAGATGATTGTTCCGCCTACCCAGCAGGCTGTTTCACTAGCATTATCATTCTTCACAAGAGTCGGTTTATCCAGCCATGTGTGAGAATCGCCTCCAATAATTACATCTATTCCCGGCACAGAGCTTGCCAGCGCGAGATCGGAATCATATCCGATATGGGTCAATGCTATAATGAAGTCGCATTTGTCGGACAGCTCCGCCACCATTTTTTTTGCTGTGGCTATTGGATCGTTAAGCTGTAGCGCTACTGCCTGTGGATAACCGGCAACCCTTGGGGCAGTGAGCCCAAACACCCCTATTTTTATTCCGCCCGCTTCAAAGATATGACAAGGCGCTACCAGCGTGCTCCCTGTCGATTTTTCTATTACATTTGCTGAGATTACGCTAAATTCTGCTTGTTTGATCCTTTCACGCAATATATCCAGACCTAGAGGGCTGGGATTGTTTATGTAGCTGTCTCCTTTGAACTCGTTGTTGCCCAGTGTCATTATGTCATACGGCACAGCGTTCATAACATCGAAATCGGGCTTGCCTTCAAGGTCCTGCAGAGGCCCACGCGTGAACACGTCTCCCGCATCCATCACGATCACCGGATTTGTGGATTCGCTTTTAATTGTTCTGATCATTGCAGCTCTGCGCGCCGCGCCGCCTACATTGGTTTCAGGTTTGCCGAGGGCATTGTAGTCGAATGGAAAGAGATGACCGTGTATATCATTTGTATGAAGTATGGTCAGGGCAAGGTAATTAGGCTTATCTGCCCCAAAGACGGATATTTGTATGCAAAGCGAGAGAATAACACCAAGAAGAGTAAGAATTCTGATGCGTTTGTGCAAATTAAGCATATGCCACCTCGGTTTGGATTATGCGGAATTATATCACATTTAGTGTCGTTTTCGGGAGTATAGGGTAACCAAATTATGTCGGGCGAATCCGTCCCGTCAAGATTACAGTTGGGCGAGGGTAAAGGCGATGGAGTATTATCCTGACTTTCCCGAAGAGGAAGAAAAAGGCGGCCTGGTCAGACTAAGCCGTGTTACATATCAATTGGCAGACGGCCAGCCCGACGCGATGGGTTGGCGAGTACTGGATGCGGATGGCGTGGAGTTCGGCAAAGTATCGGACCTTCTGGCCGATGTCGGTACCGGCCAGATCATATTTGCCGCAGTGACAAGTCATGCATCGGGCAAGACTGCTCTGATTCCAGTTGAAGGGATGTATCTGGACCTCACGGCGGGCGCGGTTGTTGTGCCTGTGAGCCAGTCGGCAATAAGCGAGTGCCCGGAGTTTACGGATGACGTTGTGGATGTGATGCCCTACGTGGAGTATTGGTTGCGAAGAGTTGCTGCATAATTTTTGACGGATACAGGTCGGCAGCGAACCAGAGAGGGCCGGAATATGAGGCGAGTTCCGGCCCTTTTGCTTATTTATGCCTGCATCTTTATCTCCATCGAAAGGCGCGGTGATATTTAGCCACACTCGCTTGACGTCAGGCCAAGAAGAGCCTAGTATGTATGTAAAATAGATGGCTAAAATTTATAGAAGTTTGGGCGAAATCCCGAAAGAATGGACTAGGCCAAATGCTGAATCCATGAGTGTGTTGGCTGCCATCTGAAAGGAGTATCCTTGCAATGGGTGACAAATCTCCAAAGAAAGATGTGAAAGCGCCGAAGAAGGACATTAAAGAGAAGCGCCGTGACAAGCAGGGCAAGAAGGCAAACAAGGGATTGATTCCCGGCTCGACCTCTTGATTCTCTAAAGCACATACATTTCTGTTTTTTTATCCTATCTGGCCCTGGAGAGAACAAAGCCCGGGGCCTTTTTACGGTCATACATCATTAGCTCCCAGGCGCTCTGCTTCACGGAATTCCTCAACAGCTTCTTCTGACCGACCAAGGCGCTGGAGAATATCCCCAAGTTCATCGTGCGCGTCAGCATCATTCGGATTCAGGCGAAGTCCTTCGCGATAGGCCTGGTCGGCAAGCTCCAGCTTCCCGAGTCTAGAATAGCAGTATCCTAGATTGAAGTAGACAGTATCTTCCTCCGGGTTAATTTCCAGTGCTTTTTTATAAAGCGCAATTGCTTCTTCATACTTCTCTTGATCGCGAACTACATTTGCGAGGTTGTAATAAGGCCACCAGTTCTCAGGCTTGATACGTGCCGCCTCGCGATATTCTGCAGATGC
Proteins encoded in this region:
- a CDS encoding bifunctional UDP-sugar hydrolase/5'-nucleotidase, with amino-acid sequence MLNLHKRIRILTLLGVILSLCIQISVFGADKPNYLALTILHTNDIHGHLFPFDYNALGKPETNVGGAARRAAMIRTIKSESTNPVIVMDAGDVFTRGPLQDLEGKPDFDVMNAVPYDIMTLGNNEFKGDSYINNPSPLGLDILRERIKQAEFSVISANVIEKSTGSTLVAPCHIFEAGGIKIGVFGLTAPRVAGYPQAVALQLNDPIATAKKMVAELSDKCDFIIALTHIGYDSDLALASSVPGIDVIIGGDSHTWLDKPTLVKNDNASETACWVGGTIICQDGEWGKALGKLDLYLHKESDGRYLVMSYKDQVIDIDSSIQPAQDVEIILENYTKPYMVKIGTLDKDVTLSNAPAWVAERLREATKSDIGFRPYDGVESGLATGPVTELDLRKMVPWNNKVVVVKATGAQINKLVLQPNAAVVGAEIRDGQLYVGNNKAEPASYYTIASEDYYAITSPALSDAQITKTDLSTRDILRSYVARHDQSNNNTLPAAAVREPVISMAGTIAP
- a CDS encoding PRC-barrel domain-containing protein — translated: MEYYPDFPEEEEKGGLVRLSRVTYQLADGQPDAMGWRVLDADGVEFGKVSDLLADVGTGQIIFAAVTSHASGKTALIPVEGMYLDLTAGAVVVPVSQSAISECPEFTDDVVDVMPYVEYWLRRVAA